A single window of Labeo rohita strain BAU-BD-2019 chromosome 4, IGBB_LRoh.1.0, whole genome shotgun sequence DNA harbors:
- the ptprz1b gene encoding receptor-type tyrosine-protein phosphatase zeta isoform X2, producing MRLIAAKSHLFIAQLWLICHTDLSTAYLRGQRKFAEDVDWSYTGALNPKHWAKKYPVCGNARQSPIDISEEFTQVRIQYQNLQLENWEQPTSESTTITNDGKTVVISLNGQYFVSGGGLRSRFKVGRITFHWGRCNATSDGSEHSLNGNRFPLEMQIYCFDEEEFESIDEAISSGGKITAVAVLFEASIEDNEDYAAIIEGVNSVSRFGKSSPLEAFSLLALLPQSTEKYFMYNGSLTAPPCSENVEWIVFKNTVAISETQLEVFCEVMTLQQAGYVMLTDYLQNNYREQQQQFMGQVFSSYTGTEEVPAPMCSSEPQNVQADSQNYTGMVVTWERPRAVYDTNIERYSVTYQRLQGRDPPKQQYLTDGDQDVGAIIHHLLANSSYVVQVVALCTNGLTGKMSDQVIVDMPLEDPVNELDPFGDLTDLEEYNEETSPPTSKSPSGRNLIRDSGSSISITTVTDQPGFLFPVVRTTPITVRGKKTEESSLSWSPEQNKSKNETKRPLIKLLPEDSGQRPHSNMVVTDVYYEDVPNTSTTTTTPAQNNGQDQEISATTAKPSTTTSKPAENATSADNASTATTESAISASMKIISQTTQPLFNATSFSNQTVSVVHEATNLSESSTIILEEGSAQLPSSGEFSGSGSAIFLEELDREWELDRTQSALKDSHLSSSRSEDENREGLSSTFYFESEREAATTGEPENQAFLSWVTWSAESDAGSGQGGSVSSQSDDIPVQLIIPELAIRESEEDQNAEASNSSPESRVGMVGGTEKEKRTVVPLAVVSTLTVLCLLVLVGILIYWRRCFQTAQFYVEDNVSARAISAPSTPLLLPAEDNEALPIKEFVKHVADLHMNHTFSKEFEILKESYEEIQGCTADVGITSDSSNHPDNKSKNRYINILAYDHSRVKLFQNSDKDGKTGDYINANYVDGYNQPKAYIAAQGPLKGSLEDFWRMIWEQNVGVIVMITNLVEKGRRKCDQYWPLENQEDYGCFLVTLKSTKTLAYYTQRTFTLRNVNAKKGSQKGRSQERTVLHFHYTQWPDMGVPEYTLPLLSFVRVSSQARMADMGPVVVHCSAGVGRTGTYIVIDSMLKQIKEESTVNIMGFLKHIRTQRNYLVQTEEQYVFIHDALVEAIRSKETLVSSSHIHTYVSDLLTPGPTGKTRLEKQFKLVSQSCAKQSDYTVALKECNASKNRTSCLMPVERSRVSLSTAPGESSDYINASYLRGYHESREFIVTQNPLPNTVQDFWRMIWDHNAQIIVSLPDTQSVSREGECVYWPTKDQPISCETFTVTFRGEDKLCLSNEESLVVQDFILEALKDDYVLEVRQYQSPRWPNPDSPISNSFELINIIREESLRREGPVIIHDGSGGTSAGLLCSLTTLVNQLEEENTVDVYQTARMMNLMRPGTFNDIDQYQFLYKAILSLVSTKEDERALHYSENNGTVPANPSESLESLM from the exons ATCTGAGCACGGCGTACCTGAGAGGTCAGCGCAAATTCGCCGAGGACGTTGACTGGTCTTACACAG GGGCCCTGAATCCGAAGCACTGGGCAAAGAAATATCCGGTGTGTGGTAATGCCAGACAGTCTCCCATTGACATCAGTGAGGAGTTCACGCAGGTCAGGATTCAGTACCAGAACCTGCAGCTGGAGAACTGGGAACAACCAACCTCCGAATCCACCACCATCACCAACGATGGCAAAACAG TGGTAATCAGTCTGAACGGTCAGTACTTCGTAAGCGGAGGTGGGCTCAGATCCAGGTTTAAAGTGGGCAGGATCACGTTCCACTGGGGCCGATGTAACGCCACTTCAGATGGATCTGAACACAGCCTCAACGGAAACAGGTTCCCCCTGGAG ATGCAGATCTATTGCTTTGATGAGGAGGAGTTTGAATCCATAGACGAGGCGATAAGTAGCGGAGGAAAGATTACTGCTGTGGCTGTCCTTTTCGAG GCCAGCATTGAAGACAACGAGGACTATGCGGCCATCATTGAAGGGGTGAACAGCGTGAGCCGATTTG GTAAAAGCAGCCCTCTGGAAGCGTTTTCTCTGCTGGCTCTGCTTCCACAGTCCACTGAAAAATACTTCATGTACAATGGTTCACTCACCGCACCGCCGTGCTCTGAGAATGTGGAGTGGATCGTGTTTAAAAACACAGTGGCCATCTCAGAAACACAG CTGGAGGTGTTTTGTGAGGTGATGACCTTACAGCAGGCCGGATACGTCATGCTGACCGACTACCTGCAGAACAACTACCGAGAACAACAGCAGCAGTTCATGGGACAGGTGTTCTCATCCTACACGGGCACAGAGGAAGTTCCTGCACCCA TGTGCAGCTCTGAACCACAGAACGTGCAGGCAGACTCTCAGAACTACACGGGTATGGTGGTAACGTGGGAAAGGCCGCGGGCCGTCTATGACACCAACATTGAGCGCTACTCTGTCACCTATCAGAGACTGCAGGGCAGAGACCCGCCTAAACAACAGTATCTCACAGACGGAGACCAGGATGTG GGGGCCATTATCCATCATCTGCTGGCAAACAGTAGCTATGTTGTCCAGGTGGTGGCGCTCTGCACCAATGGCTTGACGGGAAAAATGAGTGATCAGGTTATTGTGGACATGCCTCTCGAAGACCCTG TAAATGAGCTTGATCCCTTTGGCGATTTAACAGATTTGGAGGAATATAATGAG GAAACATCTCCACCTACGTCCAAGTCTCCGTCCGGCCGAAACCTCATCCGTGATTCCGGCAGTTCCATCTCCATCACCACGGTGACGGACCAGCCAGGTTTCCTGTTCCCCGTCGTCAGGACGACCCCGATTACAGTCCGAGGAAAAAAGACAGAGGAATCTTCACTGTCGTGGTCACCTGAGCAAAACAAGAGCAAAAATGAGACCAAACGGCCGTTGATCAAACTCCTTCCAGAGGACAGCGGCCAACGTCCTCACAGCAATATGGTGGTCACAGACGTCTACTATGAGGACGTCCCAAACACCAGCACTACAACAACCACACCAGCCCAAAACAACGGCCAAGACCAAGAAATCTCAGCCACGACAGCCAAACCTTCAACCACCACCTCTAAACCTGCAGAAAACGCAACCTCAGCAGACAATGCTAGCACCGCCACCACTGAATCAGCTATTTCAGCATCTATGAAGATCATTTCTCAGACCACTCAGCCCCTCTTTAATG CCACATCGTTCAGTAATCAGACTGTTTCGGTGGTTCACGAAGCCACAAATCTCTCTGAATCCTCAACCATTATTTTGGAGGAGGGCTCTGCTCAGCTTCCTTCTTCAGGAGAGTTCAGCGGATCGGGTTCCGCAATCTTCCTGGAGGAGCTTGACCGGGAATGGGAGCTCGACCGAACCCAGTCGGCTCTCAAAGACTCCCATCTGAGCTCCAGCAGATCTGAAGATGAAAATAGAGAGGGTCTGTCCTCTACTTTCTACTTTGAGAGTGAGCGAGAGGCAGCCACCACCGGAGAGCCAGAGAACCAGGCGTTTCTGTCATGGGTGACCTGGTCAGCTGAGTCTGACGCTGGCTCTGGTCAAGGAGGGTCAGTGAGTTCTCAAAGCGATGATATTCCCGTACAGCTCATAATTCCTGAACTTGCTATCCGAGAGTCAGAGGAAGATCAGAATGCAG AGGCGAGTAACAGCAGTCCGGAGTCTCGTGTCGGGATGGTGGGAGGCACGGAGAAGGAGAAGAGGACGGTTGTTCCTCTGGCTGTGGTTTCCACTCTAACTGTCCTGTGTCTGCTGGTGCTGGTGGGGATTCTCATCTACTGGAG AAGGTGCTTTCAAACGGCACAGTTTTATGTAGAGGACAACGTTTCAGCCCGAGCCATATCGGCCCCATCAACTCCTCTTCTTCTGCCTGCAG AGGACAATGAAGCTCTCCCCATTAAAGAATTCGTAAAACACGTTGCTGATCTTCACATGAATCACACATTCTCCAAAGAATTTGAG ATCTTGAAAGAGTCTTATGAG GAGATTCAGGGCTGTACGGCGGACGTCGGCATCACTTCGGACAGCTCCAACCATCCAGACAATAAGAGCAAGAACAGATACATTAACATCCTGGCCT ATGACCACAGTCGAGTTAAACTCTTTCAAAACTCTGACAAAGATGGAAAGACAGGGGACTACATTAATGCCAACTATGTGGAT GGCTACAATCAGCCGAAAGCGTATATAGCTGCCCAGGGCCCACTGAAGGGCAGTCTGGAAGACTTCTGGAGGATGATATGGGAGCAGAACGTGGGTGTGATTGTCATGATCACTAACCTGGTGGAGAAAGGCCGG AGAAAATGTGATCAGTATTGGCCCTTGGAGAATCAGGAAGACTATGGATGCTTCCTAGTCACGCTGAAGAGCACCAAAACTCTTGCCTACTACACACAGAGGACGTTCACCTTGAGGAATGTTAATGCCAAGAAG GGCTCACAGAAGGGCCGCAGTCAGGAGAGGACGGTGCTTCACTTTCATTACACTCAGTGGCCTGACATGGGCGTCCCAGAATACACTCTGCCCTTGCTGTCGTTTGTGCGCGTGTCCTCACAGGCCAGGATGGCTGATATGGGGCCTGTGGTGGTGCACTGCAG TGCAGGTGTGGGAAGAACTGGAACCTACATTGTGATCGACAGCATGCTGAAACAGATAAAGGAGGAAAGTACAGTGAACATCATGGGATTCCTCAAACACATTCGGACCCAGAGGAACTACCTGGTGCAGACTGAG GAGCAGTACGTCTTCATCCATGATGCTCTAGTGGAGGCCATCAGGAGTAAAGAGACCCTGGTCTCATCCAGTCACATTCACACATATGTGTCTGATCTCCTCACACCGGGACCTACAGGAAAGACCCGCCTAGAGAAACAGTTTAAG CTGGtcagtcagagttgtgcgaAACAGAGTGATTACACAGTGGCTTTGAAGGAGTGCAACGCATCTAAAAACAGGACGTCTTGTCTTATGCCTG TGGAAAGGTCAAGGGTCAGTCTGTCTACAGCACCTGGAGAATCATCAGACTACATCAATGCCTCTTATTTAAGG GGGTACCATGAGAGCCGTGAGTTCATCGTTACCCAGAATCCTCTCCCAAACACTGTACAGGACTTTTGGAGGATGATCTGGGATCACAACGCACAGATCATAGTTTCCCTGCCAGATACACAGAGTGTT AGCAGAGAAGGAGAGTGTGTGTACTGGCCCACAAAAGATCAGCCAATCAGCTGTGAGACCTTCACTGTGACCTTCAGAGGTGAGGACAAACTGTGCCTGTCTAATGAGGAGTCACTCGTGGTACAGGACTTCATTTTGGAGGCCCTGAAG GACGACTATGTGCTGGAGGTACGGCAGTACCAGAGCCCTCGCTGGCCGAACCCTGACAGCCCCATCAGCAACTCCTTCGAGCTCATCAACATCATCAGAGAAGAGAGCTTGCGCCGAGAGGGACCCGTCATCATCCACGATGG
- the ptprz1b gene encoding receptor-type tyrosine-protein phosphatase zeta isoform X4, producing the protein MRLIAAKSHLFIAQLWLICHTDLSTAYLRGQRKFAEDVDWSYTGALNPKHWAKKYPVCGNARQSPIDISEEFTQVRIQYQNLQLENWEQPTSESTTITNDGKTVVISLNGQYFVSGGGLRSRFKVGRITFHWGRCNATSDGSEHSLNGNRFPLEMQIYCFDEEEFESIDEAISSGGKITAVAVLFEASIEDNEDYAAIIEGVNSVSRFGKSSPLEAFSLLALLPQSTEKYFMYNGSLTAPPCSENVEWIVFKNTVAISETQLEVFCEVMTLQQAGYVMLTDYLQNNYREQQQQFMGQVFSSYTGTEEVPAPMCSSEPQNVQADSQNYTGMVVTWERPRAVYDTNIERYSVTYQRLQGRDPPKQQYLTDGDQDVGAIIHHLLANSSYVVQVVALCTNGLTGKMSDQVIVDMPLEDPVNELDPFGDLTDLEEYNEETSPPTSKSPSGRNLIRDSGSSISITTVTDQPGFLFPVVRTTPITVRGKKTEESSLSWSPEQNKSKNETKRPLIKLLPEDSGQRPHSNMVVTDVYYEDVPNTSTTTTTPAQNNGQDQEISATTAKPSTTTSKPAENATSADNASTATTESAISASMKIISQTTQPLFNEASNSSPESRVGMVGGTEKEKRTVVPLAVVSTLTVLCLLVLVGILIYWRRCFQTAQFYVEDNVSARAISAPSTPLLLPAAEDNEALPIKEFVKHVADLHMNHTFSKEFEEIQGCTADVGITSDSSNHPDNKSKNRYINILAYDHSRVKLFQNSDKDGKTGDYINANYVDGYNQPKAYIAAQGPLKGSLEDFWRMIWEQNVGVIVMITNLVEKGRRKCDQYWPLENQEDYGCFLVTLKSTKTLAYYTQRTFTLRNVNAKKGSQKGRSQERTVLHFHYTQWPDMGVPEYTLPLLSFVRVSSQARMADMGPVVVHCSAGVGRTGTYIVIDSMLKQIKEESTVNIMGFLKHIRTQRNYLVQTEEQYVFIHDALVEAIRSKETLVSSSHIHTYVSDLLTPGPTGKTRLEKQFKLVSQSCAKQSDYTVALKECNASKNRTSCLMPVERSRVSLSTAPGESSDYINASYLRGYHESREFIVTQNPLPNTVQDFWRMIWDHNAQIIVSLPDTQSVSREGECVYWPTKDQPISCETFTVTFRGEDKLCLSNEESLVVQDFILEALKDDYVLEVRQYQSPRWPNPDSPISNSFELINIIREESLRREGPVIIHDGSGGTSAGLLCSLTTLVNQLEEENTVDVYQTARMMNLMRPGTFNDIDQYQFLYKAILSLVSTKEDERALHYSENNGTVPANPSESLESLM; encoded by the exons ATCTGAGCACGGCGTACCTGAGAGGTCAGCGCAAATTCGCCGAGGACGTTGACTGGTCTTACACAG GGGCCCTGAATCCGAAGCACTGGGCAAAGAAATATCCGGTGTGTGGTAATGCCAGACAGTCTCCCATTGACATCAGTGAGGAGTTCACGCAGGTCAGGATTCAGTACCAGAACCTGCAGCTGGAGAACTGGGAACAACCAACCTCCGAATCCACCACCATCACCAACGATGGCAAAACAG TGGTAATCAGTCTGAACGGTCAGTACTTCGTAAGCGGAGGTGGGCTCAGATCCAGGTTTAAAGTGGGCAGGATCACGTTCCACTGGGGCCGATGTAACGCCACTTCAGATGGATCTGAACACAGCCTCAACGGAAACAGGTTCCCCCTGGAG ATGCAGATCTATTGCTTTGATGAGGAGGAGTTTGAATCCATAGACGAGGCGATAAGTAGCGGAGGAAAGATTACTGCTGTGGCTGTCCTTTTCGAG GCCAGCATTGAAGACAACGAGGACTATGCGGCCATCATTGAAGGGGTGAACAGCGTGAGCCGATTTG GTAAAAGCAGCCCTCTGGAAGCGTTTTCTCTGCTGGCTCTGCTTCCACAGTCCACTGAAAAATACTTCATGTACAATGGTTCACTCACCGCACCGCCGTGCTCTGAGAATGTGGAGTGGATCGTGTTTAAAAACACAGTGGCCATCTCAGAAACACAG CTGGAGGTGTTTTGTGAGGTGATGACCTTACAGCAGGCCGGATACGTCATGCTGACCGACTACCTGCAGAACAACTACCGAGAACAACAGCAGCAGTTCATGGGACAGGTGTTCTCATCCTACACGGGCACAGAGGAAGTTCCTGCACCCA TGTGCAGCTCTGAACCACAGAACGTGCAGGCAGACTCTCAGAACTACACGGGTATGGTGGTAACGTGGGAAAGGCCGCGGGCCGTCTATGACACCAACATTGAGCGCTACTCTGTCACCTATCAGAGACTGCAGGGCAGAGACCCGCCTAAACAACAGTATCTCACAGACGGAGACCAGGATGTG GGGGCCATTATCCATCATCTGCTGGCAAACAGTAGCTATGTTGTCCAGGTGGTGGCGCTCTGCACCAATGGCTTGACGGGAAAAATGAGTGATCAGGTTATTGTGGACATGCCTCTCGAAGACCCTG TAAATGAGCTTGATCCCTTTGGCGATTTAACAGATTTGGAGGAATATAATGAG GAAACATCTCCACCTACGTCCAAGTCTCCGTCCGGCCGAAACCTCATCCGTGATTCCGGCAGTTCCATCTCCATCACCACGGTGACGGACCAGCCAGGTTTCCTGTTCCCCGTCGTCAGGACGACCCCGATTACAGTCCGAGGAAAAAAGACAGAGGAATCTTCACTGTCGTGGTCACCTGAGCAAAACAAGAGCAAAAATGAGACCAAACGGCCGTTGATCAAACTCCTTCCAGAGGACAGCGGCCAACGTCCTCACAGCAATATGGTGGTCACAGACGTCTACTATGAGGACGTCCCAAACACCAGCACTACAACAACCACACCAGCCCAAAACAACGGCCAAGACCAAGAAATCTCAGCCACGACAGCCAAACCTTCAACCACCACCTCTAAACCTGCAGAAAACGCAACCTCAGCAGACAATGCTAGCACCGCCACCACTGAATCAGCTATTTCAGCATCTATGAAGATCATTTCTCAGACCACTCAGCCCCTCTTTAATG AGGCGAGTAACAGCAGTCCGGAGTCTCGTGTCGGGATGGTGGGAGGCACGGAGAAGGAGAAGAGGACGGTTGTTCCTCTGGCTGTGGTTTCCACTCTAACTGTCCTGTGTCTGCTGGTGCTGGTGGGGATTCTCATCTACTGGAG AAGGTGCTTTCAAACGGCACAGTTTTATGTAGAGGACAACGTTTCAGCCCGAGCCATATCGGCCCCATCAACTCCTCTTCTTCTGCCTGCAG cAGAGGACAATGAAGCTCTCCCCATTAAAGAATTCGTAAAACACGTTGCTGATCTTCACATGAATCACACATTCTCCAAAGAATTTGAG GAGATTCAGGGCTGTACGGCGGACGTCGGCATCACTTCGGACAGCTCCAACCATCCAGACAATAAGAGCAAGAACAGATACATTAACATCCTGGCCT ATGACCACAGTCGAGTTAAACTCTTTCAAAACTCTGACAAAGATGGAAAGACAGGGGACTACATTAATGCCAACTATGTGGAT GGCTACAATCAGCCGAAAGCGTATATAGCTGCCCAGGGCCCACTGAAGGGCAGTCTGGAAGACTTCTGGAGGATGATATGGGAGCAGAACGTGGGTGTGATTGTCATGATCACTAACCTGGTGGAGAAAGGCCGG AGAAAATGTGATCAGTATTGGCCCTTGGAGAATCAGGAAGACTATGGATGCTTCCTAGTCACGCTGAAGAGCACCAAAACTCTTGCCTACTACACACAGAGGACGTTCACCTTGAGGAATGTTAATGCCAAGAAG GGCTCACAGAAGGGCCGCAGTCAGGAGAGGACGGTGCTTCACTTTCATTACACTCAGTGGCCTGACATGGGCGTCCCAGAATACACTCTGCCCTTGCTGTCGTTTGTGCGCGTGTCCTCACAGGCCAGGATGGCTGATATGGGGCCTGTGGTGGTGCACTGCAG TGCAGGTGTGGGAAGAACTGGAACCTACATTGTGATCGACAGCATGCTGAAACAGATAAAGGAGGAAAGTACAGTGAACATCATGGGATTCCTCAAACACATTCGGACCCAGAGGAACTACCTGGTGCAGACTGAG GAGCAGTACGTCTTCATCCATGATGCTCTAGTGGAGGCCATCAGGAGTAAAGAGACCCTGGTCTCATCCAGTCACATTCACACATATGTGTCTGATCTCCTCACACCGGGACCTACAGGAAAGACCCGCCTAGAGAAACAGTTTAAG CTGGtcagtcagagttgtgcgaAACAGAGTGATTACACAGTGGCTTTGAAGGAGTGCAACGCATCTAAAAACAGGACGTCTTGTCTTATGCCTG TGGAAAGGTCAAGGGTCAGTCTGTCTACAGCACCTGGAGAATCATCAGACTACATCAATGCCTCTTATTTAAGG GGGTACCATGAGAGCCGTGAGTTCATCGTTACCCAGAATCCTCTCCCAAACACTGTACAGGACTTTTGGAGGATGATCTGGGATCACAACGCACAGATCATAGTTTCCCTGCCAGATACACAGAGTGTT AGCAGAGAAGGAGAGTGTGTGTACTGGCCCACAAAAGATCAGCCAATCAGCTGTGAGACCTTCACTGTGACCTTCAGAGGTGAGGACAAACTGTGCCTGTCTAATGAGGAGTCACTCGTGGTACAGGACTTCATTTTGGAGGCCCTGAAG GACGACTATGTGCTGGAGGTACGGCAGTACCAGAGCCCTCGCTGGCCGAACCCTGACAGCCCCATCAGCAACTCCTTCGAGCTCATCAACATCATCAGAGAAGAGAGCTTGCGCCGAGAGGGACCCGTCATCATCCACGATGG